From a single Methanofollis sp. W23 genomic region:
- a CDS encoding ABC transporter permease — MNARHLWTIAKKDLHGVKSERTIVLAILLQVFIAMFSSFLVVGLTSLYDPEALGEQGGGLAIGYAGADSPLAGLLHEDGGFVVYRMDLSEAVAALKERQVSAVVYVPDTRPDAEAPVKVTLYTIKNDIQGAAASAGLKDAFEAYEEDLRDVRADRLATVPVEVAAPESEGGQTFFLFVYGLLIPLLLFLPAIISASLVIDFVTEEYGAQTLDTLLSTPVTFVECFWGKVLAAWILVPLQAGAWLLLLAANGIFIENALAVLALVSAAALALILLAGVAALHYRERTAAQFVYSTALVAVILAALAVPGNPGHLLVLLSAGAAGPWEYMMVGASVLGTVVLAALADRYARAMEIRTRG; from the coding sequence ATGAACGCACGTCATCTCTGGACCATTGCAAAAAAAGATCTCCATGGCGTGAAGAGCGAGCGGACAATCGTGCTCGCGATCCTCCTCCAGGTCTTCATCGCCATGTTCTCCTCGTTTTTAGTCGTCGGACTCACCTCGCTCTACGACCCCGAGGCCCTCGGCGAACAGGGCGGGGGGCTTGCGATCGGCTACGCCGGGGCCGACTCCCCGCTCGCCGGACTCCTCCACGAAGACGGCGGGTTCGTCGTCTACCGCATGGACCTCTCCGAGGCGGTCGCCGCCCTCAAGGAACGCCAGGTCTCGGCCGTGGTCTATGTCCCCGACACTCGGCCCGACGCCGAGGCGCCGGTGAAGGTCACGCTCTACACGATCAAAAACGACATCCAGGGAGCGGCAGCGTCGGCAGGCCTCAAAGACGCCTTCGAGGCCTATGAAGAAGACCTCAGGGACGTGCGGGCCGACCGCCTCGCCACCGTCCCGGTCGAGGTGGCGGCGCCCGAGTCTGAGGGCGGGCAGACCTTCTTCCTCTTTGTCTACGGGCTTCTCATCCCGCTCCTCCTCTTCCTGCCCGCGATCATCTCGGCAAGCCTGGTCATCGACTTCGTCACCGAGGAGTACGGCGCCCAGACCCTCGACACTCTCCTCTCCACCCCGGTCACCTTTGTCGAGTGTTTCTGGGGCAAGGTGCTCGCCGCATGGATCCTGGTCCCGCTCCAGGCCGGGGCGTGGCTCCTCCTCCTCGCCGCCAACGGGATCTTCATCGAGAACGCCCTCGCCGTCCTCGCCCTGGTCTCGGCGGCGGCCCTCGCCCTCATCCTCCTCGCCGGGGTTGCGGCCCTCCATTACCGCGAGCGGACGGCCGCCCAGTTCGTCTACTCGACGGCGCTCGTCGCGGTGATCCTCGCCGCCCTCGCGGTCCCCGGCAACCCGGGCCACCTCCTCGTCCTCCTCTCGGCCGGGGCCGCCGGGCCATGGGAGTATATGATGGTCGGGGCCTCGGTGCTCGGCACGGTCGTCCTTGCGGCCCTCGCCGACCGCTACGCGAGGGCGATGGAGATCCGCACCCGCGGCTGA
- a CDS encoding PEGA domain-containing protein gives MLLLLLAAPVAAATLGGDEAWIKVRCNVDGAAVYFDNEYKGTIENGEVNVAVLTTATPYHTARAEKDGYYTASAPLGPYPAVGETSTVYLTLNPVPTPPPPTTGTLSVSSSPSGAKVYVDGSYYGRTPQKVYGLAAGSHRVEVRLDGYDTWSSTQQVRPGETTGVRADLHPHVSYGSLYVTSSPSGAKVYLDGKYEGKTPRTISGVSEGRHYVELEEAGYQEWTGPVKVVAGQQAYVSVSLNTEPKPVSGTIDVFSNPVGAYIYLDGEYQGRTYPEGFVVIGVAPGTHTVTLKLTGYKDASASVNVNSGRESSVRMTLNPAVPSSDAGSMEVTSEPAGAEVYLNNEYRGVTPVTLEGLAPGSYAVSLKLSGHPDWKTTAEVNVGAKTPVAAQFAEPAPTTQTPAPVLPVVGALALLGFLAARRAD, from the coding sequence ATGCTCCTTCTTCTCCTTGCCGCACCTGTCGCCGCGGCCACCCTCGGCGGCGACGAGGCGTGGATCAAGGTCCGCTGCAACGTCGACGGTGCGGCGGTTTATTTTGACAATGAATACAAGGGCACGATCGAGAACGGCGAGGTGAACGTCGCGGTCCTCACTACGGCGACCCCGTACCACACGGCCAGGGCCGAGAAGGACGGCTACTACACCGCCTCGGCGCCCCTCGGACCGTACCCTGCGGTCGGTGAGACCAGCACCGTCTACCTCACCCTCAACCCGGTCCCGACCCCGCCCCCGCCGACCACCGGCACCCTCTCGGTGAGTTCCTCGCCGAGCGGGGCGAAGGTCTATGTCGACGGGTCGTATTATGGCAGGACGCCGCAGAAGGTCTACGGGCTTGCGGCCGGGAGCCACCGGGTCGAGGTGCGCCTCGACGGCTACGACACCTGGAGCAGCACTCAGCAGGTGAGGCCCGGGGAGACGACCGGCGTCCGTGCCGATCTGCACCCGCACGTGAGTTATGGCTCGCTCTACGTCACCTCCAGTCCGTCTGGGGCGAAGGTCTACCTGGACGGGAAGTACGAGGGCAAGACCCCGCGGACTATCTCAGGGGTCAGCGAAGGGCGCCATTATGTCGAGCTCGAAGAGGCCGGGTATCAGGAATGGACCGGGCCGGTGAAGGTCGTCGCAGGGCAGCAGGCCTATGTCTCGGTCAGCCTGAACACCGAGCCGAAACCGGTCTCAGGGACGATCGATGTCTTCTCGAATCCGGTGGGGGCCTACATCTATCTTGACGGGGAGTACCAGGGCCGGACCTATCCTGAAGGGTTCGTGGTCATCGGGGTCGCCCCTGGCACCCATACGGTCACCCTCAAACTCACGGGCTATAAGGACGCTTCGGCCTCGGTGAACGTGAACTCAGGCCGGGAGTCGTCGGTGAGGATGACCCTCAACCCGGCGGTCCCGTCCTCTGACGCCGGGTCGATGGAGGTCACCTCTGAACCGGCAGGGGCCGAGGTCTACCTGAACAACGAGTACAGGGGCGTGACCCCGGTGACGCTCGAAGGCCTCGCCCCAGGGAGTTATGCGGTCAGCCTCAAACTCAGCGGTCACCCTGACTGGAAGACGACCGCCGAGGTGAACGTGGGTGCGAAGACCCCGGTCGCCGCCCAGTTCGCCGAGCCCGCACCGACGACGCAGACCCCGGCGCCGGTCCTCCCGGTCGTCGGGGCACTTGCTCTCCTCGGGTTCCTCGCGGCCCGGAGAGCAGATTAA
- a CDS encoding YIP1 family protein encodes MNQTTNGTSYLRLMIRTLTHPAGAFQEVRAMSVGTVLVYGLGIVVFNLLMTVLLSMTTGFTPDILLPVAISSILVVCLGGFWLHLFVYGLGGRSGVGSTFTVVVLGLTPTALLGWIPGIALVGFLWSFVILYFGLQELQEFSKGEAALALVLVFGIPLLVLAVLAVTPGYSVFWLAPGRITWV; translated from the coding sequence ATGAACCAGACCACGAATGGCACCTCCTATCTTCGTCTGATGATACGAACACTCACCCATCCTGCCGGGGCCTTTCAGGAGGTGAGAGCGATGAGTGTAGGGACGGTCCTTGTATACGGCCTCGGGATCGTCGTCTTCAACCTGCTCATGACCGTCCTTCTCTCGATGACGACCGGGTTCACCCCCGACATCCTCCTCCCGGTGGCGATCTCCTCGATCCTGGTCGTCTGTCTCGGGGGGTTCTGGCTCCATCTCTTCGTCTATGGACTGGGCGGGCGGAGCGGGGTCGGCAGCACCTTCACGGTGGTCGTCCTCGGGTTGACCCCGACGGCGCTCCTCGGGTGGATCCCGGGCATCGCCCTCGTCGGGTTCCTCTGGTCTTTTGTCATCCTCTATTTCGGGCTCCAGGAACTCCAGGAGTTCTCGAAAGGGGAGGCGGCCCTGGCGCTTGTCCTGGTCTTCGGCATCCCCCTCCTTGTCCTCGCCGTCCTTGCCGTAACTCCGGGCTACTCGGTCTTCTGGCTTGCGCCGGGAAGGATCACCTGGGTGTAG
- a CDS encoding methyl-coenzyme M reductase glutamine C-methyltransferase has protein sequence MKTVVISPEIATYGAMLIGGVVRDAGHEVRLSTALAAGDAGAVLLSLYSTQHLMDPRVKEFVASVREAGKPCYVGGPVSAYPEYVLGELAPDAVVVGEGEETVPRLLEDGVGPDLPGIAYLDADGTPVLTPPAPPAPVQHRSLPLIPPTIGQQSVRGANVYIETHRGCTGACTFCQVPRFFGREIRSRDLDEVRAEVRAFKEMGARRISVSGGTGSLYGYDGETINNDAVIALLEVLAEEFGPKNVSAPDIRVDALTDEVLEAIRKYTIGWLFFGFESGSDSVLKQMGKGVSVKQMHEAVEWSRQHGLKVAGCFIVGYPTETIEDYEATKAFIEEEMLDDVFISVAEPIPRTPLADLVLRTPHDENPVYLPHTGEYHALHLTEAEARYFDLSMHADMYKPLLHVVTDEVFNGYLAEAKTQGEDVRRATGLIEQYDGA, from the coding sequence ATGAAAACCGTGGTCATCTCCCCTGAGATCGCCACCTATGGCGCCATGCTCATCGGCGGAGTGGTGCGGGACGCCGGACACGAGGTCCGGCTCTCGACCGCCCTCGCCGCCGGCGACGCCGGGGCGGTGCTCCTCAGCCTGTACTCGACGCAACATCTCATGGACCCTCGCGTGAAGGAGTTCGTCGCCTCGGTGCGAGAGGCGGGGAAGCCCTGCTATGTCGGCGGCCCGGTCTCGGCCTACCCTGAGTACGTGCTCGGCGAACTCGCCCCCGACGCCGTGGTCGTGGGCGAAGGGGAGGAGACGGTGCCGCGCCTCCTCGAAGACGGGGTCGGCCCAGACCTGCCAGGGATCGCCTACCTCGACGCCGACGGCACCCCGGTGCTGACCCCGCCGGCACCCCCGGCGCCGGTGCAGCACCGCTCGCTCCCCCTCATCCCGCCGACCATCGGACAGCAGTCGGTGCGGGGGGCGAACGTGTATATCGAGACCCACCGCGGGTGCACCGGGGCCTGCACCTTCTGCCAGGTCCCGCGGTTCTTCGGGCGCGAGATCAGGAGCCGCGACCTCGACGAGGTGCGGGCCGAAGTGCGGGCGTTCAAGGAGATGGGCGCCCGCCGGATCTCGGTCTCGGGCGGGACCGGGTCGCTGTACGGCTACGACGGGGAGACGATCAACAACGACGCCGTCATCGCCCTCCTCGAAGTCCTTGCCGAGGAGTTCGGGCCAAAGAACGTCTCGGCCCCTGACATCAGGGTGGACGCCCTCACCGACGAGGTGCTGGAGGCGATCAGGAAGTACACCATCGGCTGGCTCTTCTTCGGGTTCGAGTCAGGGAGCGATTCCGTGCTCAAACAGATGGGCAAGGGGGTGAGTGTCAAGCAGATGCACGAAGCGGTCGAGTGGTCACGCCAGCACGGGCTCAAGGTCGCCGGGTGCTTCATCGTCGGGTATCCGACCGAGACCATCGAGGACTACGAGGCGACGAAGGCGTTCATCGAGGAGGAGATGCTCGACGACGTCTTCATCTCGGTCGCCGAACCCATCCCCCGCACCCCGCTCGCCGACCTCGTCCTGCGCACGCCGCACGACGAGAACCCGGTCTATCTCCCGCACACCGGGGAGTACCACGCCCTCCATCTCACCGAGGCCGAGGCCCGCTACTTCGACCTCTCGATGCATGCCGACATGTACAAGCCCCTCCTGCACGTGGTCACCGACGAGGTCTTCAATGGCTATCTCGCCGAGGCGAAGACGCAGGGCGAGGACGTCCGGCGGGCGACGGGGTTGATCGAGCAGTACGACGGTGCGTAA
- a CDS encoding O-acetyl-ADP-ribose deacetylase — protein sequence MTGERITVLRTDITTLEVDVIVNAANTSLLGGGGVDGAIHRAAGPGLDEECRALGGCRTGEAKVTGGHCLPAKWVVHTVGPVWRGGERGEDDLLASCYRRSLEEAVRLGARTIAFPAISTGAYGFPAERAAQIAVQTVRAFLAAHPDDAPEVFLVAYSPAAEEVLRAAVEREGERGHIIIINDL from the coding sequence ATGACCGGCGAACGGATCACCGTCCTCAGAACCGACATCACGACCCTCGAGGTCGACGTGATCGTGAACGCCGCGAACACCAGTCTCCTCGGCGGCGGCGGGGTGGACGGCGCGATCCACCGGGCCGCCGGGCCAGGACTCGACGAGGAGTGCCGGGCGCTCGGGGGGTGTCGGACCGGCGAGGCGAAGGTGACCGGGGGCCACTGTCTCCCGGCAAAGTGGGTGGTCCACACCGTCGGCCCGGTCTGGCGGGGCGGGGAGCGGGGCGAGGACGACCTCCTCGCCTCGTGCTACCGCCGCTCCCTTGAGGAGGCAGTGCGCCTCGGGGCACGGACGATCGCCTTCCCCGCGATCTCGACCGGGGCCTACGGGTTCCCGGCAGAACGGGCGGCCCAGATCGCGGTGCAGACGGTGCGGGCCTTTCTTGCGGCGCACCCCGACGACGCCCCCGAGGTCTTCCTGGTGGCATACTCACCCGCCGCCGAGGAGGTGCTGAGGGCGGCGGTCGAGAGAGAGGGAGAGAGGGGGCACATTATTATCATTAATGATCTATAA
- a CDS encoding NYN domain-containing protein yields MEKVCIFIDGSNFYHGLRHNLGRTAINFHYLGQKLCDRRKLVRTYYYNAPLDREDNEEAYKAQQRFFDSLRSTPYIEIKLGRMVQRNGFKIEKGVDVFLAVDMLRFAYTDVYDTAVLVSGDGDFVSVVNAVKDLGKHVENVQFQSGWSAHLSECCDLSTVLDEEYLEGCFMEYR; encoded by the coding sequence ATGGAAAAAGTATGTATATTCATCGACGGCAGCAATTTTTATCACGGGCTGCGCCATAACCTCGGCAGGACGGCCATCAATTTCCATTATCTCGGGCAGAAGTTGTGCGACAGGAGAAAACTGGTCCGCACCTATTATTACAACGCACCCCTCGACCGCGAGGACAACGAAGAAGCCTACAAGGCCCAGCAGCGCTTCTTCGACTCGCTCAGGTCCACGCCCTACATTGAGATCAAACTCGGCCGCATGGTCCAGAGGAACGGGTTCAAGATCGAGAAGGGCGTCGACGTCTTCCTTGCCGTCGACATGCTCAGGTTCGCCTACACCGACGTCTACGACACCGCCGTCCTGGTGAGCGGGGACGGGGACTTCGTCTCGGTGGTGAACGCCGTCAAAGACCTCGGAAAACATGTCGAGAACGTCCAGTTCCAGTCAGGGTGGTCGGCGCACCTGAGCGAGTGCTGCGACCTCAGCACGGTCCTCGACGAGGAGTATCTTGAGGGGTGTTTCATGGAGTATCGGTGA
- a CDS encoding LAGLIDADG family homing endonuclease, translating into MTDSVVDSILAARYLRKGEKTFEDICRRVSSALGKDDAEREEFFEAMRSLSFLPNSPTLMNAGTEIGQLSACFTLPVGDSIPEIFHALEWGALIHKSGGGTGYNFSQLRPEGAPVQSTDGVASGPISFMKVFNAATDVIKQGGRRRGANMGILNVWHPDIMRFIHAKKVEGDLSNFNISVMVNDRFMEFVESGQFNKVWITHPYSGEEITVGEIWNGIIDGIWKNGEPGVLFYDEINRKNPAPHLGPIETTNPCVTADTWVMTTEGPRQVADLIGRRFDAVVCGTPASSGPEGFFQTGTRAVLRLCTREGYHLSLTPDHPVCRVASLTRSRTETEWVRAGDLSPGDRLLLHDHRACAAWDGALTEEQGYLLGMLVGDGTLKKDAAVLSVWSANAGAGSVMAHAETCARTLDHRADFSGWFPVDGRDESRLKLSAVRDLAEAMGMAPGAKGITPAIEQASSAGYRGFLAGLFDADGSVQGTPAKGVSVRLSQSDRSLLLAAQRMLLRMGVRSTIYRRRAAGHRRLPDGKGGLKTYAVKSQYDLAVSGENLLTFRERVGFRDEEKAARLDALLAKYSRNLKRERYVATVASVAADGTEAVYDVQVPGVNAFDANGFVAHNCGEQPLLPFESCVLGSINLAKFVKDGAVDEAGLKKMTRMAVRFLDAVIDENVFPIPQIGEATRKTRKIGLGLMGVHDALLMLGMPYDSDEGRGVCEEVMALVNETAIEESHVLAGEKGTFPAFEGSVWGDSEMRNAALTTIAPTGTISLLAGCSSGVEPVFSYAYTRKNTVGKTFMILHPIFEAELRRVVGGMGLPPEEEEAKVKEAIEHVHETGTIRDVAWLPASFRHLFRTALDIDWRDHVRMQAVFQKHVHASISKTINMPNAATREEIAEAVMMAWKSGIKGMTIYRTGSREDVVLALKEKKPAAEKEVKVVTQRPKELAGKTYLGQSGCCRLYITVNLMDGKPWEVFIRTVGSGGCEANSNALGRSISTGLQNGVPYQKFVKQFAKVNCIAALKNPEAEGLSCADVVGKCIDLAASRQTIATLDNWTITEVGGAGTKKKNLCPECGAELDFGEGCNQGTCKNCGWSGCN; encoded by the coding sequence ATGACCGATTCAGTTGTTGACAGTATCCTTGCGGCCCGTTACCTCCGCAAGGGTGAAAAAACCTTTGAAGATATCTGCAGGAGAGTCTCCTCCGCGCTCGGCAAGGACGACGCCGAACGCGAAGAATTTTTTGAAGCCATGCGCTCCCTCTCCTTTCTCCCGAACTCTCCCACGTTGATGAACGCCGGCACCGAGATCGGCCAACTTTCGGCCTGTTTCACTCTCCCGGTCGGCGACTCCATCCCCGAGATCTTCCATGCCCTCGAATGGGGGGCGCTCATCCACAAGAGCGGCGGGGGCACCGGCTACAACTTCTCCCAACTCCGCCCCGAAGGCGCCCCGGTCCAGTCCACCGACGGCGTGGCCTCAGGCCCGATCTCGTTCATGAAAGTCTTCAACGCCGCCACCGACGTCATCAAACAGGGCGGGCGGCGGCGGGGTGCGAACATGGGCATCCTCAATGTCTGGCACCCCGACATCATGCGGTTCATCCATGCCAAGAAGGTCGAGGGCGACCTCTCGAACTTCAACATCTCGGTGATGGTCAATGACCGGTTCATGGAGTTCGTGGAGTCAGGGCAGTTCAACAAAGTCTGGATCACCCACCCCTACTCTGGCGAAGAGATCACGGTCGGCGAGATCTGGAACGGGATCATCGATGGTATCTGGAAAAACGGCGAGCCCGGCGTGCTCTTCTACGACGAGATCAACCGGAAGAACCCGGCTCCCCACCTCGGCCCTATCGAGACCACGAACCCCTGCGTCACCGCCGACACCTGGGTGATGACCACCGAAGGCCCGCGCCAGGTCGCCGACCTCATCGGGCGCCGGTTCGACGCCGTGGTCTGCGGCACCCCCGCCTCCTCGGGGCCAGAAGGGTTCTTCCAGACCGGGACCAGGGCGGTGCTCCGCCTCTGCACCCGCGAGGGATATCACCTCAGCCTCACCCCCGACCACCCGGTCTGCCGGGTTGCGTCCCTGACCCGCTCCAGGACCGAGACCGAGTGGGTGCGGGCCGGCGACCTCTCCCCCGGCGACCGCCTCCTCCTCCACGACCACCGGGCGTGTGCCGCGTGGGACGGCGCCCTCACCGAGGAGCAGGGCTACCTCCTCGGAATGCTCGTCGGCGACGGCACGCTCAAGAAAGACGCCGCCGTCCTCTCGGTCTGGTCGGCGAACGCCGGCGCCGGGTCGGTGATGGCCCATGCCGAGACCTGTGCCAGGACGCTCGACCACCGCGCCGACTTCTCGGGATGGTTCCCGGTGGACGGAAGGGACGAGTCCAGGCTCAAACTCTCGGCCGTCCGCGACCTTGCCGAGGCGATGGGGATGGCCCCAGGCGCCAAGGGGATCACCCCGGCGATCGAGCAGGCCTCCTCGGCCGGCTACCGCGGGTTCCTTGCCGGACTCTTCGACGCCGACGGCTCGGTGCAGGGCACGCCTGCAAAGGGCGTCAGTGTCAGGCTCTCCCAGAGCGACCGCTCGCTCCTTCTCGCCGCCCAGCGGATGCTCCTCCGCATGGGTGTGAGGAGCACGATCTACCGGCGCCGTGCCGCAGGCCACCGCCGTCTCCCTGACGGCAAGGGCGGCCTGAAGACGTACGCCGTGAAGAGCCAGTACGACCTGGCCGTCAGCGGCGAGAACCTCCTCACCTTCAGGGAGCGCGTCGGGTTCAGGGACGAAGAGAAGGCCGCCAGACTCGACGCCCTCCTTGCGAAATATTCCCGGAACCTGAAGAGAGAACGGTATGTCGCGACCGTCGCCTCGGTCGCCGCCGACGGGACCGAAGCGGTCTACGACGTCCAGGTGCCGGGCGTGAACGCCTTCGACGCCAACGGGTTTGTGGCCCACAACTGCGGCGAACAGCCACTCCTCCCCTTCGAGTCCTGTGTGTTGGGCTCGATCAACCTGGCAAAGTTCGTGAAGGACGGGGCGGTCGACGAGGCCGGGCTGAAAAAGATGACCAGGATGGCCGTGCGGTTCCTGGACGCCGTCATCGACGAGAACGTCTTCCCGATCCCGCAGATCGGCGAGGCGACCAGGAAGACGAGAAAGATCGGGCTCGGGCTGATGGGGGTCCACGACGCCCTGCTGATGCTCGGCATGCCCTACGACTCTGACGAGGGCCGGGGGGTCTGCGAAGAGGTGATGGCCCTCGTGAACGAGACGGCGATCGAGGAGTCGCACGTCCTCGCCGGCGAGAAGGGCACCTTCCCGGCGTTCGAGGGGAGTGTCTGGGGCGACTCTGAGATGCGCAACGCCGCCCTCACCACCATCGCCCCGACCGGGACCATCTCCCTCCTGGCCGGGTGTTCGAGCGGGGTCGAACCGGTCTTCTCCTATGCCTACACCCGCAAGAACACTGTCGGCAAGACCTTCATGATCCTCCACCCGATCTTCGAGGCCGAACTCCGCCGGGTCGTCGGCGGGATGGGCCTCCCGCCCGAGGAGGAGGAGGCGAAGGTGAAGGAGGCGATCGAGCACGTCCACGAGACCGGCACCATCCGCGACGTCGCCTGGCTCCCGGCCTCGTTCAGGCACCTCTTCAGGACGGCGCTCGACATCGACTGGCGCGACCATGTGCGGATGCAGGCGGTCTTCCAGAAGCATGTCCACGCCTCCATCTCCAAGACGATCAACATGCCCAACGCCGCCACCCGCGAGGAGATCGCCGAGGCGGTCATGATGGCATGGAAGAGCGGGATCAAGGGGATGACCATCTACCGGACGGGAAGCCGCGAGGACGTGGTCCTTGCCCTCAAGGAGAAGAAACCGGCGGCCGAGAAGGAAGTGAAGGTAGTGACCCAGCGTCCGAAAGAACTCGCGGGCAAGACTTATCTTGGCCAGTCTGGGTGTTGCCGGTTGTACATCACGGTCAATCTCATGGACGGCAAACCCTGGGAGGTCTTCATCAGGACGGTGGGGAGCGGCGGGTGCGAGGCGAACTCCAACGCCCTTGGCCGGTCCATCTCGACCGGGCTCCAGAACGGGGTGCCGTACCAGAAGTTTGTCAAACAGTTCGCGAAGGTCAACTGCATCGCCGCCCTCAAGAACCCGGAGGCCGAGGGGCTTTCGTGTGCGGACGTCGTCGGCAAGTGCATCGACCTTGCGGCGTCCAGGCAGACGATCGCCACCCTCGACAACTGGACGATTACCGAGGTCGGCGGCGCCGGGACGAAGAAGAAGAATCTCTGTCCTGAGTGCGGGGCAGAACTCGATTTCGGCGAGGGGTGCAACCAGGGTACCTGCAAGAACTGCGGGTGGAGCGGGTGCAACTAA
- the nudC gene encoding NAD(+) diphosphatase, translating to MTWTHFAVERLVFHPDPAPDAPPVWLLVRGGEVFCDENGSPLLLSLPDGLDPSGAILLGALDGTPLYALGTDTAPVGLTPHRLRRLFGRVDEETLAIAGRGVHLVHFDETTRFCGRCGEPTVWKEGEVAKVCPACGESVYPTLAPAVIVLVRRGREVLFVRSPRFPPGRYSLIAGFVEPGETLEHAAAREVAEETGVSIKNLRYAGSQPWPFPHSLMAGFFAEYAGGEVRPDGVEVEEAGWFPPDALPDLPGRLSIAWTLIQRHLAEGRPHGD from the coding sequence ATGACCTGGACACACTTTGCCGTCGAGCGCCTCGTCTTCCACCCTGACCCCGCGCCCGACGCCCCGCCCGTGTGGCTCCTCGTCCGCGGGGGGGAGGTCTTCTGCGACGAAAACGGGTCGCCTCTCCTCTTGTCCCTGCCCGACGGTCTCGACCCCTCGGGGGCCATCCTGCTCGGCGCCCTCGACGGCACTCCCCTCTACGCTCTCGGAACCGATACTGCCCCTGTCGGGCTCACCCCGCACCGGCTGCGCCGCCTCTTCGGGCGGGTGGACGAGGAGACGCTTGCCATTGCGGGCCGGGGCGTGCACCTCGTCCACTTCGACGAGACGACGCGGTTCTGCGGACGGTGCGGCGAACCCACTGTCTGGAAGGAGGGCGAGGTGGCGAAGGTCTGCCCCGCGTGCGGGGAGAGCGTCTACCCCACGCTCGCCCCGGCGGTGATCGTCCTGGTGCGGCGCGGGCGCGAGGTCCTCTTCGTGCGCTCGCCCCGGTTCCCGCCTGGGCGCTACTCCCTCATCGCCGGGTTCGTCGAGCCCGGCGAGACCCTCGAACACGCCGCCGCCCGCGAGGTCGCCGAGGAGACCGGGGTCTCGATCAAAAACCTCAGGTACGCCGGGAGCCAGCCCTGGCCCTTCCCCCACTCCCTGATGGCCGGGTTCTTCGCCGAGTACGCCGGCGGCGAGGTGCGCCCGGACGGCGTGGAGGTCGAGGAGGCCGGATGGTTCCCGCCCGACGCCCTGCCCGACCTTCCCGGTCGCCTGAGCATCGCCTGGACACTTATCCAGCGCCACCTTGCTGAGGGGCGGCCTCATGGAGATTGA
- a CDS encoding flavodoxin family protein yields MKVVAFNGSPRKDGNTARLLREVLLELETEGVETELVHIGGKPVHGCTACMKCFEKKDGRCVIETDIVNECIAKMAAADGILIGSPTFFADVSAETKALLDRAGFVAIANDGMFARKPGAAVVAVRRAGGIHAYDTINHLFGISQMVTVGSSYWNIGIGLAPGEVEEDAEGLETMRVLGQNMAWLLKKIRG; encoded by the coding sequence ATGAAAGTCGTGGCGTTCAATGGGAGTCCGCGTAAAGACGGGAACACCGCCCGCCTCCTCCGCGAGGTGCTGCTGGAACTGGAGACGGAGGGCGTCGAGACCGAACTCGTGCATATCGGCGGGAAGCCCGTCCATGGCTGCACCGCCTGCATGAAATGTTTCGAGAAGAAGGACGGGCGGTGCGTCATCGAGACCGACATCGTCAACGAGTGCATCGCGAAGATGGCCGCGGCCGACGGGATCCTCATCGGCTCGCCCACCTTCTTCGCCGACGTCTCCGCTGAGACGAAGGCCCTCCTCGACCGCGCCGGATTTGTCGCGATCGCAAACGACGGCATGTTCGCCCGCAAGCCCGGGGCGGCCGTCGTCGCCGTCCGCCGTGCTGGTGGGATCCATGCCTACGACACCATCAACCACCTCTTCGGGATCTCCCAGATGGTCACGGTCGGGTCCTCGTACTGGAACATCGGCATCGGTCTCGCCCCCGGCGAGGTGGAAGAGGACGCCGAGGGGCTGGAGACGATGCGGGTCCTGGGCCAGAACATGGCCTGGCTCCTGAAAAAGATCAGGGGATGA